A genomic stretch from Spirochaetota bacterium includes:
- a CDS encoding polymer-forming cytoskeletal protein — protein MAGKSDSINSTIGEGSVFEGKFYISGSLRIDGKFEGEIKTDEELVVGETGKVKTNIHAKNVVVAGTVIGNIIADEEVKLLETAKVLGDIETPILTVQRGVVAHGMVTITGGQKKDVKKLIEESYAGSPQAQTGIFGKKGQER, from the coding sequence ATGGCAGGTAAAAGTGATAGTATAAACAGCACCATTGGCGAAGGTTCTGTCTTTGAAGGAAAGTTTTATATCAGTGGGTCACTGCGAATTGACGGTAAATTTGAAGGTGAAATAAAAACCGATGAAGAACTGGTAGTTGGTGAAACCGGAAAAGTAAAAACTAATATTCATGCCAAGAATGTTGTGGTGGCTGGAACTGTAATAGGCAATATTATTGCCGATGAAGAAGTTAAACTTTTAGAAACTGCAAAAGTGCTGGGTGATATTGAAACGCCTATTCTTACAGTACAGCGCGGTGTGGTGGCACATGGTATGGTTACCATTACTGGCGGTCAAAAGAAAGATGTTAAAAAGCTTATAGAAGAATCGTATGCAGGCTCACCACAAGCACAAAC